CAAAGCAAGGAGGTTTTCTGCATAGGTAGTGCAGTCCAAATCCCTCAAATTGACAATCAGCTTTTCTTGGTCGGTTACTTCCATGGCATGTGCTACATACTCATTCCCCAAAAAATACCGCCCGATATCCGGAATCAGCTTATGGATGGGCTGATCTTTTTGGGGCTCAAACTTTTGGATGATGTCCGAAAAGATGGCAACATCCTGCTGCGTATATACAATATCATCAGGCAGTTTTTGCTCTAAAGTATCGGTATTCTGGGCATAAGTATGGCCGCTTAAAGCGACAATAAGCACTACCAGGGAAGTCAGGTTTGTTTTCACAACTATGGGATTTGATTTCGCTGTTCTCACCAATAGTAAGAATTAATTTGGTAACAGATTATTGTGTTTTGTTTGATTCAGACTTCTCAAGCAACTCATCTACTTCTTTACCTGAAATCTCCTCTTTTTCGAGAAGCAGATTGGCGACTTTATCTAATACTTCCCGGTTTTCTTTAAGTGTTTTCAGGGCACGGTTGAATGCCTCTTCTGATATTTTCTGAATCTCTTCATCAATTTCGCGGGCGGTGGAATCGCTGTATTCCCGCTGGCGACTCATATCCCTTCCAAGGAACACTTCCTGTTCTTCGCTCCCGAAGGAGACGTGTCCGAAACGGTCGCTCATGCCTAAGTCCAGTACCATTTTTCGGGAAAGTTTAGCGACCTGCTTCAAATCATCCTGAGCTCCACTGGTGGATGTTTCAAAAATGAGGTCTTCAGCAGCTCTTCCACCCATTATTACCGCTAATCGGTCAAGGAGATATTCTCTTTTATAAATGTATTTCTCTTTCTCGGGCAGCTGCTGGGTTACGCCCATTGCTTTACCCCGGGGTATGATTGTGACCTTGTGGATGGGATCGGAGTGGGGCAAAATAGCAGCCACCAAAGCATGACCGGCCTCATGATAGGCCAGCATTTTCTTCTCGTCGTCATCAATGGTGATTCCATCTCGTTCAAGTCCCATAAGGACTTTATCACGAGCCTGGTCGATATCATTCATCACAATTTCCTTCCGTTTATTTCGGCCGGCATACAGCGAGGCTTCGTTAAGCAGGTTTTCCAGATCGGCTCCGCTGAACCCGGGTGTACTCCGGGCAATCTGCTCTAAATCCACGTCTTCTGCGAACGGCTTTCCTTTGGCGTGAATTTTAAGGATCTCGTGCCGGGCCGATTGCTTGGGCAAGTTTACGGTGATTCGCCGGTCAAAGCGTCCGGGCCGAAGCAGCGCTTTATCCAGAATATCCGGACGATTAGTTGCGGCCATAACCACCACGCTTTCGGTAGGCTCAAAACCGTCCAGCTCGGAGAGTAATTGATTCAGGGTCTGCTCGCGCTCATCGTGTCCACCGCCAAGACCGGCACCGCGTCTTCGGCCAATGGAGTCAATTTCATCAATAAAAATAATGCTGGGAGAGGTTTTCTTCGCTTTTTCAAACATATCGCGGACCCGCTTAGCTCCAACCCCAACAAACATTTCCATGAAATCGGAACCGGAAATACTGTAAAAGGGAACATCGGCCTCACCCGCTGCGGCTTTAGCCATCAGGGTTTTACCGGTACCCGGAGGCCCCACCATCAGCAAACCCTTGGGCAGTTTGGCTCCGATTTCCTGAAACCGGTCCGGTTCTTTTAAAAACTCTATAATTTCCTGAAGCTCTTTTTTGGCATTGTCGAGGCCTGCCACATCATCGAAGGTGGTGTCTTGTTTCTCAGGTTCCTGTAGCTTGGCTTTGCTTTTCCCGATGTTGAAAATTCCCTGGCTTTGAGATTTCATCCGCTGGTAAAACATGAAGCCCATAAATAAAATGAACAGTATGGGAAGGGTGATCAGGACGATATACCACCAGTCGTAGTCAGATTCGGGTCGGGCGGAAACAGCTACGTCATATTTCTCAAGTTGGGCGTATAAATTGTCATCACCAAAAGAGGGGATGTAGGTGGAGAAGTTTTTTGACTGAAGGGTATCATCCGCAGATACATTCAAAACCTGCGGAGACTTGAATTCTCCCTGTATATAGTCTCCCTGAACCCGGACGCGTTCTACATTTCCATTATTAAGTTGTTTTCTAAACTCGGAATATTCTATTTCAGCGGAGCCAGTGAAGCCATCTCCAGACATATACCAGTTATAAAGCAGTGCAATAACAATCAGCCAGAGCAGGGCGCTGGTCCAGCTGAAATTACCCGGTCTTTGTTGGGGAGACCATTTCCCGGTTTTCTTTTTCTTTTCTCTCTGCTTTTCCTGTTTTTCTTCAGACAAATCAGGTGTTGTTTGATGATTGTTCCAGTAAAAAGTAAAAGGTGTTGTATTTGCACCATTTAGAACAATGAAAGAGGCCGGTTTAGTTTCTTTAAACTATAACAGCCTCGATTTATCCGAACCGGGTAATTAAATATCAGTTTATAACCTGCCGGAGCCGGCGATCACTTCAGTAAATCAAAAATCTTCCCGGCAAATGCTTTGGCTGCTTCCGGTGATTTCCCCTCTGAGTAAATACGGATAATAGGTTCGGTATTTGATTTCCGAAGATGAACCCAGCCTTCTGCAAAGTCTATTTTCACCCCGTCAACGGTGTTGGGATCCAGGCTGGAGAAGTGTTCCTTAACCATTTCGAGCACTTCATCAGCATCTTTGCCAAGCTCATCCAGCTGGATTTTATTCTTGCTCATGAAGTAATCCGGCAGCGTGGCTCTGTATTCGGATGAACTCATGTCTTTTTCGGTAAGCAGCTGCAGCACCATGGCTATTCCGACCAGTGCATCCCGCCCGTAATGCAGATCCGGACAAATAACTCCGCCGTTTCCTTCACCACCAATAACGGCATCTTGTTCCTGCATCACTTTTACTACGTTAATTTCACCTACTGCAGAGCGGTAACAGGTTTGGTCATACTCGCGGGCAACATCATCAGAAACCCGGGATGAAGACAGGTTGGTGGCACAAGGGCCGGGCTTTTTGTTTAGTATAAAATCAAAGGCTGCGGCTTGGGTATATTCTTCTCCAAAAAGCTTCCCGTTGTTATCTACCAGGGCAAGCCGGTCGGCATCGGGATCGGTTACCACTCCCAGATCAACCTGTTTCTCTTTAACCAAATCACAGATTTCGGTGAGATGTTCGGGCAATGGTTCCGGGTTATGGGGAAACAAACCGTTAGGGGTGCAGTGGATTTTATGAACCGTTTTCACTCCCAGTTTTTCTAACAGCCTTGGGATGGCTTCAGAGCCGGCGCCGTTTACTGCATCAACGGCCACAGAGAAATCCCTGTCAGCAATTTTGTCAGCATGGATGTATGGTAGGTCTAATATCTTTTCGATATGGTGATCCAGTAAATCTTCGTCCTCCCGAATAACGCCAATTTTATCGTACGGCTGATATTCAAACTGCTCACTTTCCGAAATGCGAATAACTTCATTCCCCTGATCGGCATCGAGGAATTCACTTTTGCTGTTCAATAATTTGAGGGCATTCCACTGAGCCGGATTATGGCTGGCAGAAATAATGATTCCACCGGCGGCTTTATGTTTCAGGACGCCCATCGCAACTGTAGGAGTAGGCACAACGCCTACTTTGATCACATCGCAACCTACGGAAGCGAGGGTGGCCGCGATAATGTCTTCACAAATTTTACCTGTCACGCGGGAATCTCTTCCCACAACAACGGTTCCGCCTTTCAGCCAGGTACCGTAGGCAGCTGTAAATCGGGTTAAGTTTTGCGGGGTGAGATCGGTTCCAAAAATGCCCCGGATGCCCGAGACGGATATCATTAATGCCATGATGAATTAGTTTCTTCTTGAGTTTAAAATTCGTTCGAGTTGCTGCTTCCACTGCTGAATGCCGGGATAGTTGGGATTGAGTTCAATTAACCGGTTCGCAATTTCCAGCGCTTTATCAAATTCACGATTGGTTCCATAAGCCCCGGAAAGATTATACAACATTTGCGGGTCTTTGGGATTAATTTGCCGGGATTCTTCCAGGAAGCGGATAGCTTCTTCCGCATTACCCTTGTTCAGCTCAATAGAGCCCAGCATTTTGGTGATGAAAGCCTCACGGGGAGCCAGTTCATAAGCTTTCCTCAGATAAGGTTCTGCATCAGTAAAATTATTTTGATTAATCAGCAGCCGGGCGGCAAAAACGTAAGGAGAGTCGTTCCAGGGTTGATTTCGAATCAGCCCTTTGTATTCAAGCAGCGCTTTGTCAATCTTGCCCTGATTTTGATAGTAATTGCCCAGCTCCACCTTGGCTGCATCCCACCGAGTGTTTTTATGAACCACTCCGAAGGCGAGGCTGTCAACCATTCCTTCCGGCTCATAATTAAACTGGTAGGGAGTTTCTCTGCCGTCAATCACAAAAGGAAATCCTTGCTTAAGAGTTCGAAGCCGGTGGTGCACAATTCTGTTGTCGAAGTCCGAGATATACATCTCATCAAAGTAAGAATCGGGGTTTAATTTCTCCGGTGAAGCAAATCCCTGTTCTGCCAAGTCACCCAACAGGGATTCCGCAAAACTTTTTCCCATCAAAAAATATCCTCTTTGGTTGGGATGAAGGTGTTCCAGCATCAGGCTGTTGCCAATGATGCCATCCGGAGAGGCTTCTTCAAAAGCACCATGAACCGGAACCAAAGTTGTATTGGGATAAGAAGCGGGCAGTGAGTTTATGATCTTGTTGATATCCGAAGGAGCCCTGAATTTAAGTCCGTCCAGATCTTTGGCGTACTCAAACTGCTCTTTGGCTGCAGTGGTATCTCCGCTTTGGTACAATGAGGTTGCCTTCCTGTAAATATCGTTTGCGGGAGGATTTTGATCCTCTTCAATTGAAACAAAAGGCGACTGGTCTTTTACGTTACTGGAAATGGTTGAGAGATAAACCGGTACATCCGCATCGGCAAACTTTTGAACGATCGCTTCCATGTTACTCCGAAACTGAATCATAGCCAGTTCATATTCGGGTCCGTTCAGCTCTATGGATTGATCGCTTATTATCCGCTCCATAAGCGTGCCGGTGGTTGGCTCCTCATCACTTAATGTTGTTGCGATCCACTGTCCGAAATTCACAATCATTTCCCGCAACAGCATGAAAGTTTTGTAACGCTGAAGTTTTAAATAAAAACGAACAAAACCCGGAAATGCACCCAGGTTTTCGTTGGAACCTACACCAAGAGCCCCGTAAAATTCATTATGGCCGGCATAAATCATTACAGCATCCGGTTTCTGTTCCAGGATTTCATCCACCTGATCGAAAAGGGTGTACGTGCTGATGGCTGAGGTTGCCACGTTCACAACTTCCACTTTGCGGTCGGGCATGGCGTCGGTCAGCATGTCGTTTACAACCCTGGAGAAGGTTCCGTTATATCCATAAGGATATCCCGCTGCACTTGAACCGCCCATGGCAAAAACCCGAAAAGTATCCTCCGGTTTTTCCTGAAGAAATACATCGGAAGAGGGATTTGGAATGGTTTTGGTGTAAAAGAAATAGCGGGCCGCAAAATTCGGATTGGGTATATAGTATTCATCCTGTGGAATGTTCGGGTCAATGAACAGTTCCGTATTGCCCATGTAATCAACTCCGCGCAAAACGACTTCTAAAATGATAAAGAAGAGAACAGGGATGGATAACGTGATGACGTAGAAAGCGGCTTTCTTTTTAAACGGAAGAGGCTCGCTGATTTCATCGATATAAGACTGAACGTCTTCCTCACTCTGATTTAATTTTTCAGCAATATCGGCAGCACTTTTCTTATTGTGATGCTTCCGGATGTATGCTTTTGCCTTATTGGTCAGGGACATGCTTATCGGGCTGGAATCCAGGTTTTTTCTTCTGTTCCGGCTTCTTTGTTTTCAAACCGAGCCAGCACAAACAGGAAATCAGAGAGGCGGTTAATGTACATAATGGCCACTTCTGATATTTCTTCCTCGTGCCGGCATTCTACCGTAATACGCTCAGCCCGGCGACAAACGGTTCGGGCAAAGTGAAGAGTAGAACCGGCTTCAGCTCCACCCGGCAAAATAAAATTCTTGAGTGGCTCTAAGGTTTCTTCCATTTCATCAATGGCTTTCTCCAGAAACTCAACTTCAGATTGGCCAATTCGTTCAATCCGTACTTCTTTGGATTGTGGGGTTGCAAGATCGGCACCCAACACAAAAAGCTGTTGCTGAACAGTTACGATAAGTTCAGCGCCCTTCTCAGATAAACCGTAAGCTGCCGCCATTCCTAATATTGAGTTCAGTTCATCCACAGTGCCGTATGCATCTATACGCTTAGAGCTTTTGGAAACACGCTGCCCGCCAAAGAGGGAAGTGTTGCCGCTGTCGCCTTTCTTGGTGTAAATTTTCATAACATCCTTTTTTTAGAAAATAGGGGTTTGATTGGTAAGGTGCATTAATTCGGAAAAAGTGATAGCTTCAATTTCAAACTTACAGAGAGTAGGGACAAAATGAGGTATGCATTAATAGTTTTCTGGTTTCTCATTGTTTTCCATTCAGCTTGCCGGGCTCAGTCACAACAAAATTATGAAAAGCTCATATCCGTAAATGGTACAGAGCTATATGTGAAGGTGATGGGGGAAGGGGAGGCCCTGATGGTGCTACATGGAGGTCCGGGCTTTAATCATGATTATTTTCTTCCCTATTTAACTCCTCTGGCAAAGCACTTCAGGCTTATACTATTTGATCAAAGGGGAATGGGCAGGTCGTCTACGAATCTGGATTCAACCTCTTTTTCGATAGACTACCTGGTTGATGATATTGAAGCCCTGAGAACCGAACTGGATCTGGATGCAATACATCTGCTGGCTCACTCCTGGGGAGGAAAATTGGCCATGAAATATGCCATTAGGTATCCGGCTTCGCTGAAGTCATTGATTTTAAGTAATACCGTTGCACCCTCCTCAGAATTTAATGAGGCTACTTTTGCTGCTTTTTCAAAGCTAAATGAACGCCAGAATTTAGAGGAGTTAAATGCCATTCTAGATAAGATAAGGGGAGGCAACCGGGAAGTAGGGGTGTTTGAGAAATTTACGAAACTTAATTTCAGACCCATGTTTTATGATACCAGCCGGGTTCATGAATTAACACTTAATTTCTCCCAAACCTATTTTGAAACCCAAAGCTTACTGAGTTTACTTCCTCCCCCAAACCAAAGAGAAAACCTGTTTCCTGATTTGGCAAGTGTTGATGTACCCGTTCTGATTATAAGGGGTGAACTTGAACCGACACCTATTCAATCTGACCAAAAATTAGTGGACACTTTTCCTGACGCCCGGTTGATTAATTTTTCTAAAGCCGGCCATTTTCCATTTATTGAAAGGCCTCAAGCTTTTAAGGACAGTTTAACGGAGTTTATCAATAAAGTTGAAGCTGGACGATAATTGCTAACCGGCTACATAGCTTTCTTTGCCCTTTTCAAAACGGATATTCAAATGTTCTCTTCCTTCAAGTTCTTCTTCAAAAGGCAAGGCTGAGCCTATCGGGCATGCCACCTTCAGGGTGATGTGTTCCAGGTATTCAGATTCTCTGATATGCAACTCATACCGGCTTATGAGTTGTTGAATTCCATTTTCTTCCGAGTAGGGATAACGAATAGTAAATAGCCGGACCGGTTTAATTGAAACTAAGGAGGCTGCTTCGAGACACTGCCTGGCGGCCAGTCCGTAAGCTTCAATTAATCCGGACTTCCCAAGCTTAGTGCCGCCATAATACCTGACCACAACAATTCCTGCATTTATAACCTCAAATGATTTAAGATGATTCAAGATAGGGAGGCCTGCGGTACCGGAAGGCTCACCATCGTCGGTGCTGAATTCTTTGGGTTGAGCCGGGTTCATTCTCCAGCCATAACAGTGATGCGTGGCATCCGGGTATTTGGATTTCAGCGTATCCAACTGATCTGAAAAGGCGTCTTCCGTTTCGGCCGGAAACAGAAAGCCGAGGAACTTGGAACCTCGCTCACGAAAACTGCTTTCAATGGAATTTTTTATGCTAAACATGGTCTTGGCTTAATGTGCAGCAAAGGTAGCAGGTGTATAGGCGAAAGTCATGTTTCAAATGCAAAATCCGCGAGCGGAGTCAGAGGTTCACGCAAACAAGTGGGCTTTATGGTATTAGAAGATTATGCAACCAATGAAGGGTTTATTTAGAAGTAATCTGCCTTGTTATTCAGACTGGAAAAAGCGATTTTCACGGCGCAGTCAGGCTTTGTTGAAGTTTCACTATAAATTGAAACTAAGCTCAGTCAGCCGCTGTTTTATTAGCACAAATTGAAATTATCTAAGACGCAATTACATGCCTTCTCTTATTAAAGCACTGAATTCTCAGGTGGGCCGAAAAATCATGACCGGTATCACGGGTATCGGGCTTATGTTGTTTTTGATCGGACACCTTGTTGGTAACCTCACAATCTTTGGGGAATCTCAAGCATTTAATGTTTACACCTATACACTGGAAAGTTTAGGGCCTCTCCTTTACGTAATTGAAGCCGGCCTGGCATTCTTTTTTCTTTACCATGCAATTTTAGGTATTTCGATTTGGCTTCAGCGCAGAAAAGCCCGGCCGGAAGGATATGATAAGTATCAAACCAAAGGCGGCCCCAGCCATCAGTCGCTGGCTTCCAGAAGCATGATCTGGACAGGAATCATCATTTTGGTATTTCTGGTATTTCATATCATGCATTTTAAATTTGGATTATTCAGTCCTGACGAAGGCACAGTAATTCTTGAGTCGGCTGGTGGGGTTGAAGCAAGAAATTTAAGGGCATTGGTTATTGCAGAATTCCAGAAACCACTGGTAGCATTTGGCTATATAGCGGTACTTGCGCTGGTTATTCTTCACCTGTCTCACGGAGCCTGGAGTGCATTCACATCCCTGGGGATGAAACACGGTGAAACTTCCAAGAAAGTTCAGCTTGGGGCCTACATCTTTGCCATCGTGCTAATGTTGGGCTTCATTTTTATCCCGCTGTACATTTTTCTGACTGGCGGACAAGGATCACTCATCGCTTATTGAGGGCCACAAAACACTAAATCACAAAATTTTAATGTATAGTTTACAAGCAGATAGAATTACCCCGATTCCTGACCGACTTGAAGAAGTTGGAAGAGAAGTGGTAGATGCTGCTTACAAAGTGCACAAAAATTTAGGGCCTGGTTTACTGGAAAAAATATACGAAGCTTGTTTAGTACACGAGCTTGGGAAGAAAGGATTGAAAGCCGAAAGGCAAGTTCCTGTATCTATTACATATGATAATATAAAATTTGATGAAGGACTCAGATTAGGTGTTTTAGTAGAGGATGAAATAATTTGTGAATTAAAGGCTGTTGATAAAGTAAATCCGGTTTGGGAAGCACAAATTATAAGCCATCTGAAATTGACAAAAAAGAGATTAGGCTATTTGATAAATTTTAATGTTAAAAATATCGGAAGAGGTATAAACCGTTTTGTTGTGTGACTTTTAAAACATACAACATTCGAGTTTTAGAGCTTTCGTGGCGAAATAATCGATTATGAAATTAGATTCAAAAGTACCCGGCGGACCGTTAGAAGAAAAATGGGATAAGCACATCAAGGACATCAAATTGGTGGCGCCCAACAACAAGCGGAAATTTGAAATTATTGTTGTAGGAACCGGATTAGCTGGTGGCGCTGCAGCAGCCAGTTTTGCTGAGCTGGGCTACAATGTAAGAAGCTTCTGTATTCAGGATTCAGCCCGGCGTGCCCATAGTATTGCTGCCCAGGGTGGAATTAATGCTGCCAAGAACTACCCGAACGACGGTGACAGTATTTGGCGGCTTTTTTATGATACCATTAAAGGAGGCGACTATCGTTCTCGCGAATCTAATGTGTATCGCCTTGCCCAGGTATCCAACGAGATTATTGATCAGGCCGTCGCTCAGGGTGTTCCATTTGCCCGAGAGTATGGGGGTAACCTGGCTAACCGTTCTTTCGGTGGAGCACAGGTGTCGCGAACATTTTACGCACGTGGACAAACCGGACAGCAGCTGTTGCTTGGCGCTTATCAGGCGATGATGCGTCAGGTACACAATGGAAATATCAAATACCACCCACGCCACGAAATGCTGGATGTGGTTGTGATTGACGGACAAGCCCGCGGAATCATTACCCGTGATCTGGTTTCCGGTGAACTAAACAGATATGAAGCCGATGCAGTTGTACTTGCAACCGGCGGTTACGGAAACGTATTCTACCTTTCCACGAATGCAAAAAATTCGAACGTAACAGCCGCATGGAGAGCTCACAAACGAGGAGCTGCTTTTGCAAACCCATGTTACGTTCAGGTTCACCCAACCTGTATTCCGGTTTCCGGCGACTATCAGTCAAAACTGACACTGATGAGTGAAAGTTTGAGAAATGATGGCCGGGTGTGGGTGCCGAAGAAGAAAGGGGATGATCGCCATCCGAACGATATTCCTGAAGACGAACGATATTACTATCTCGAAGAGCGTTACCCAAGTTTTGGTAACCTTGTGCCTCGGGATGTGGCTTCCCGTAATGCCAAGATGGTTTGTGATGATGGATTGGGTGTTGGTGAAACCGGCCTGGCTGTGTATCTCGATTTCCGTGATGCCATCAAGCGTGACGGTCGTGACACCATTGAAGCCAAGTATGGTAACCTTTTTGAGATGTACGAAAACATCGCCGGTGAAAACCCATACGAACGGCCCATGAGAATCTATCCGGCTGTTCACTACACCATGGGCGGCCTTTGGGTTGATTACAACCTGCAGACAACCATTCCGGGACTTTACGCTGCCGGTGAAGCAAACTTCTCCGACCACGGCGCAAACCGACTCGGTGCAAGCGCATTGATGCAGGGACTTTCGGACGGATATTTCGTTCTGCCTTATACCATTGGTGATTACCTGGCCAAACAAGAGCCGGGCAAACGATATGGAACCGATCACGAAGCTTTTGAGGAAGCCGAAAATGCAGCTCAGTCTCAAATTGACAAGCTCCTGAATATTGATGGTGACCGTACAATTATTGACTTCCACAGATCATTAGGTAAGATCGTTTGGGATAAAATTGGAATTGCCCGAAATGCCGAAGGCTTGAAATCTGCCATTGAGGAGATTCGAGAACTCCGGGAAGAATTCTGGAAGAATGTGAAAGTACCCGGAGAGAAAAACAATTATAACAAATACCTGGAATTCGCCGGTCGTGTAGCCGATTTCTTTGAATTGGCAGAGTTGATGGCTGAAGATGCGTTACAGCGTGAAGAATCAGCCGGATGTCACCTCCGCGAAGAGTATCAAACCGAAGAAGGGGAAGCCTTGCGTAATGATGAGGATTTTTCATACGTGGCTGCCTGGGAATACAAAGGCCTGAATGGCAAACTGGAAGAAACCCTTCATAAAGAGAATCTTGAATTTGAATTCGTTGAGCTAAAACAACGCAGTTATAAATAGAGCCACTAAATCACGAAAACACAAAATTTAATGTTAAACCGGAAGAGCAATAACATGATTCAAGGTATGATTTCTTACAGATTATACCCTTCGTGTTTTAGAGCTTTTGTGGCAAAAATTATTGCACTATGAGTAAAGAAATGACCATTCATCTTAAATACTGGAAGCAGAACGGCCCGAATGCACAGGGACATTTTGAAGAGTACACGCTCGACAATGTCAATGAGCATATGTCTTTTCTGGAAATGCTTGACGTGCTCAACGAAGAGCTGATGCTGGAAGGCAAAGAGCCGGTTGAATTTGACTACGACTGCCGCGAAGGGATTTGCGGGTCCTGTAATCTGGTAATCGACGGACGTGCACATGGCCCGAAACAACGCGTGGCTGCTTGTCAGTTGCACATGCGTAATTACAGCGACGGTGATCATATCACTATTGAACCACCAAGAGCTGCTTCCTTCCCTGTTATTAAGGATTTAGTAGTAGATCGAAGTGCTTTTGACCGGATCATTGAAGCCGGCGGATATGTATCGGTGAAAACAGGTTCTGCCGCAGAGGCGAATGCCATTCCGGTTGAAAAGGAAAAAGCGGATGCCGCCTTTGACTACGCTACCTGTATTGGTTGCGGAGCTTGTGTAGCGGCTTGTCCAAATGCTTCCGCATCGTTGTTTACCGGAGCCAAAATTGCTCACCTCAACAAACTGCCACAGGGCGAAGTTGAGCGTAAAGATCGCGTAGTGGCTATGGTTGACCAAATGAAAGAAGAAGGCTTTGGCGACTGCTCGAACTTCGCAGAATGTGAAGCCGTTTGTCCGGTAGGCATCTCCATTTCAGCAATCGCCGAAATGCGCCGCGATTATATGAAAGCGGTGATGAGCGGAGATTGATAAGTCTCTTTCCAAAACCGATTATATAATATTGAAGCCGGCTAAAAACGCCGGCTTTTTTTATGTCAGGATATCAATGCATTTACAATCCTATCAAATTCCTCGGGTGTATTGTACACATTAGGTGAAACCCGGATGGAATCGCCCCGGAAGGAAACCAGGATATTTTGCTCCTCGAAGGCAGATTTAATCTGACCAATATCATGTCCTTCCCCTAAACGAATTCCAAACAAGTGAGACGCTCTGTACTCAGGATCTTCAATTTTAAAGCCCGCAGATTTTAGTTTTTCAACAGGCCCGGCAATCAAATCCCGACAATACTGTTGGATGTTCTCCACGCCCCATTCATTCAGTTGCTGAACGGCTTTAAGCATCATCGGCACCAGTATGAAGTTACTGTGTTCGCCCACTTCGTAGCGCAAGGCTCCGGGCTGATATTGATCGTTGTAATTAACCAGGTTTGCAAAGTTTTCGCTCTCGTACCGATTGATCCAGTTTTCTTCAACCGGTTTTCCTTCATCCAGTGCAGGTCCATAATAGGCAAGCCCGATAGAATAGGGCCCCATCAGCCATTTATACCCGGCGCAGACCAGGGCGTCAGGTTGAATTTCGGAGACATCGAAAGGCAGTGCACCTACCGATTGTGTTCCGTCGATGGCCAGCCAGGCACCCACTTCACGGGTTCTATCCCGGATCGCTTTCAAATCAAACAAGGTGCCATCGGCCCAGTGAATATTTCCCATAGCCACCAGTTTGGTCCGGTCGTTGATGGCATTTAAAACTTTTTCATTCCAAACTTTACCCCGGTTCTCCTGTTCTTTAGGAGGAGTGATGGTGATGATTTCACCGCCTTTTTCCTGAACCACCGACCGCCACGGATATACATTGCTCGGAAATTGCTCACCAACTACAATGATGTTGT
The nucleotide sequence above comes from Gracilimonas sp.. Encoded proteins:
- a CDS encoding fumarate reductase/succinate dehydrogenase flavoprotein subunit; translation: MKLDSKVPGGPLEEKWDKHIKDIKLVAPNNKRKFEIIVVGTGLAGGAAAASFAELGYNVRSFCIQDSARRAHSIAAQGGINAAKNYPNDGDSIWRLFYDTIKGGDYRSRESNVYRLAQVSNEIIDQAVAQGVPFAREYGGNLANRSFGGAQVSRTFYARGQTGQQLLLGAYQAMMRQVHNGNIKYHPRHEMLDVVVIDGQARGIITRDLVSGELNRYEADAVVLATGGYGNVFYLSTNAKNSNVTAAWRAHKRGAAFANPCYVQVHPTCIPVSGDYQSKLTLMSESLRNDGRVWVPKKKGDDRHPNDIPEDERYYYLEERYPSFGNLVPRDVASRNAKMVCDDGLGVGETGLAVYLDFRDAIKRDGRDTIEAKYGNLFEMYENIAGENPYERPMRIYPAVHYTMGGLWVDYNLQTTIPGLYAAGEANFSDHGANRLGASALMQGLSDGYFVLPYTIGDYLAKQEPGKRYGTDHEAFEEAENAAQSQIDKLLNIDGDRTIIDFHRSLGKIVWDKIGIARNAEGLKSAIEEIRELREEFWKNVKVPGEKNNYNKYLEFAGRVADFFELAELMAEDALQREESAGCHLREEYQTEEGEALRNDEDFSYVAAWEYKGLNGKLEETLHKENLEFEFVELKQRSYK
- a CDS encoding succinate dehydrogenase/fumarate reductase iron-sulfur subunit produces the protein MSKEMTIHLKYWKQNGPNAQGHFEEYTLDNVNEHMSFLEMLDVLNEELMLEGKEPVEFDYDCREGICGSCNLVIDGRAHGPKQRVAACQLHMRNYSDGDHITIEPPRAASFPVIKDLVVDRSAFDRIIEAGGYVSVKTGSAAEANAIPVEKEKADAAFDYATCIGCGACVAACPNASASLFTGAKIAHLNKLPQGEVERKDRVVAMVDQMKEEGFGDCSNFAECEAVCPVGISISAIAEMRRDYMKAVMSGD
- a CDS encoding aminotransferase class V-fold PLP-dependent enzyme encodes the protein MDCKKSHFQLDEAVTYLNCAYMSPQLKVVEEAGIWGVQRKRNPFKISPEEFFGETDQLREQYAKLINAKDSKRIVVIPSVSYGMANVARNVPINKGDNIIVVGEQFPSNVYPWRSVVQEKGGEIITITPPKEQENRGKVWNEKVLNAINDRTKLVAMGNIHWADGTLFDLKAIRDRTREVGAWLAIDGTQSVGALPFDVSEIQPDALVCAGYKWLMGPYSIGLAYYGPALDEGKPVEENWINRYESENFANLVNYNDQYQPGALRYEVGEHSNFILVPMMLKAVQQLNEWGVENIQQYCRDLIAGPVEKLKSAGFKIEDPEYRASHLFGIRLGEGHDIGQIKSAFEEQNILVSFRGDSIRVSPNVYNTPEEFDRIVNALIS